The sequence GGCGGTCACCACCACTTCCTTCAGGTCGATTTTCTTTTGGGGCAATAAAATGATAGCAGGAAGCACCAACCGGGCACGATCTCCTGCAAGGGTAAGCGGGGTACTGGTATATTGTTGGGTGCCGGTGGCTGTGATGGTAAGGATATACATACCATCAGGCAGGTTGGCAAATTCAAAACGGCCATTATCCTTCGCTGTTTTTGTTTGGATAAGGGCAGAGTCGCCGGCGTTCCGTAGTTGGAGGGTGGCGCCTGCTACGGGTTCATTTTGTATATCTTTGACCTGGCCGCTGATGGTCTTGCCGGTTGACTGAGCCAGTGCATGCACCGTAAGGAATACAGTGCAAAGGATAGTAATAAATGATTTCATGGCGTATTATTTAGGATGGATGCAGGTTTAGGGCAAATTTGGCCCAGGGATAGGGCCCTTTGAAATAATCATGTTGTATGCCGGTAAATCCATGACAGAAGGCCGTTTGGGAAGGACAAAAATATTCATCAGTTGACAGGGGGAGTCTGTCACAAGTGCGGCCCGGTTCATCAGGAAAGTTTTCCTACATAAATTTCGATGATCAGCTTTGCAGGTAATACATCAGCTAAAAAATAACTAATATGAAGGTTTGGAATAAAGCAGGAAATGGGCGGTCTGATTCGAATACACAGCACCTGTGGTTGATCCTTGCGGCAGGCATTCCCATCTTCCTGACCGCCGATTTCTATGTAAGTGCGCTTATGAACAGGAACTCAGAGCAGATTGCTTTTCTCATCACCATTTATATCCTGATAGGTGTTTATATAGGACGTTACGTATCCCAGATATGGATCAACAAATACCGCGTGGTTCCCCGGTGGATTTTTATACTATTTATTGTGCTCATGCTTGCCTGTACGATCATCGTGTTCATAGTTGCCGGGCTTACGATCACCGGTAGCAAGCATTTTATGGGCTTTTTATTTTTAGGATTGCCGTTGTTGATATTAAGTATTTCAACAGGCATTCTTATTAAACTGGTGCGTACCACTGTCAAGAACCAGTTGCAGGATGCCCGGGTTACTGCCGAACAAAGCCAGAGTGAACTTAAGTTGCTGCAAAGCCAGTTGAGTCCGCATTTCCTGTTCAATACACTGAATAATATTTATGGTATTTCCTTATCGCGGCACGAAAATGTGCCCCCTTTATTGTTAAAGCTGTCTGACCTGCTTCGTTATTCAGTATATGACGCACGGGAGCAGTTTGTGCCGCTGGTGAATGAACTGGAGTACATGCACAATTATATAGACTTTGAGAAAATACGGATCGGGGAGAAGTTGCAGTTGGTTACTGAATTGGAATATCATATTGATCCGAAAATAAAGATAGCGCCACTGTTGTTGATCGTGTTCATTGAGAACGCCTTCAAGCATGCGAAGAACACCACGGAACAGGAGGTTTTCATAGATATTAAACTGAAGATATGGGGTAAAAAGATATTGTTTGCTGTTAAAAATTCAAGTAACGGTGTGCGGGATGAAAAGAGTATCTTGGGTAATAATAGCGGCTTTGGTCTGGACAATGTTACAAAAAGGCTGGAGCTGTTATACCCCAGAGAGCATGACCTGCAAATAATAGAGGAAGATGGGTTTTATAGTGTCATGCTGCAGTTAAAAGTGAAGTGAAATGAACAGGTTTAATTGCCTCATTGCGGATGATGAGCCCATCGCCCGGGAAATAATCCAGGGTTATTGTAATCATTTACCTGTGCTGAACGTAGTGGCTGCCTGCGCCAATGCCCTTGAAGCCAAAGCAGTACTGCAAGAGCAACCTATTGATATTCTCTTCCTGGATATCAATATGCCGGTACTGGATGGCATTGCTTTTCTGAAAACAGTCAAAGACCCTCCGCAGGTAATATTTACCACTGCCTATAAGGAATATGCCTTGAACGCTTTCGACCTGGCAGCCTGCGATTACCTGCTGAAGCCGTTTTCCCTCGACCGGTTTATTGTAGCAGTAGATAAAGCTATCAATCAGTTGAACAAACCTGTTCCGCCTTCTATTGGCGGTCCGGTAGAGGTCAGAGGAGAGGACTTTACGTTTATCAGGACCGATAGTAAGATCTATAAAGTTTTATACAGCCATATTCTTTATGCGGAAGCTAATGGCAATTATACCAAAATTGTGATGCTGCAACATACGCTGATGCCGGGCATGACATTCTCCGCTATTGAGCAACAATTACCTCGTTCCTTATTCATCCGGGTGCACCGCTCCTTCATCGTGAACAAAGCGGCCATTTCCCATATAGAAGGCAACAGGGTATACATTGGTAAAACAGAGATCCCCATCGGCAGTAATTACAAAGACGATTTCCTGAAGCAGTTGGGGCTTTAAGGTTTTGAAGGATTTGCCATTCTTGCCGGAATTATATTTTCTGAGGCCGCCGTTGTTATCTTTACTGCTTCGATCAGTTTTCCTGCCTCTCTTTCAGGACCTATGGGAAAACGCATATCCGCAAAGCGGGAGTTCACCCTGCCATTGGCTTCTTTGGTGTCGGCCCGGTTGGCAATAATCTGGTAGCTGAAAGAAGTATTGGAAGTGCCACCTTGCAGTTCGATAACATCAAAGCCCGAAGCCGATTTATTGGTAACATACACGCCTTTGCAATCGCCTTCCAGTTGTATGAATACTTTTAAGGGCCTTTCCTTACTAACAGAAATATTGCGGGCTAAAATAGGATCAATAGTTACGTGGGCTTTACCATTCACCAGTTGTGCCGTGCCAATATCCTGAAATAATACTTCCGGTGCTTCTGTACAATACATGATGCGGTTCCTGTCCTGCTCATCCTTTACCATGGTCGATTTTGTACCGCTGGACAAAATAGCATAATCCGTATTTCCGGTGCGTCCGCCTATATACGCAAAACCATTACCTGATGGCAGGTAATCAAAATAACCAGCCCATTTTCCGTTCGTTACTGCTGCACCTGGTGAACTGGCATAAGCTGTCAGGCCAAAATTTTCACCCTGTGCTACTACACCTGCCCCGCCGCCTACATTGTTATAACTTGTTATGCCATTGCCCAGACCGATAACACCGATACCATTGCCGGCATCCAAACCGGTAGAATAAGTGCCGGCATAGCTTCCATTAGCTGCCAGGCCTGAACCGGTAGGATGGAGCGTCATAGCCGTCATGTTATTACCCGATCCCAGTACGCCTGTACCAGACATTTGGAAGTTCGTGCCGTGAACACCCGGATTGGTTGCAGCGCTGGTTCGTCCGTCTACTCCAATTCCGTTCGTCGCGGTGCCCATCACGCCGGCTCCGCCAGCACTATTACTGCCGTAAACACCGGATCCCGTACTGTTATTAGCTCCCCATACTCCCTGACCCGTGCCTTGATTTTCTCCATAAACACCGGCAAAAGCGCCTGCACTGTAACCATTGATGGGATAACCAAAGTTACTGATAGCACCATTGGCGCCTGTTCCGAATACTTCCAGCGCATCCGATGATGATCTCAGAATAGTTCCGTTGATTATCACCTGCCCACCAGCCCTTGTCCGCACACGCTCTGTGTTGTTGGTTTTGGTGATCAGGTCCTGTGCATCAGTAGTGCCAATAAAATGAGTTCCTGGCACGGTGCCGCTAT comes from Paraflavitalea devenefica and encodes:
- a CDS encoding LytR/AlgR family response regulator transcription factor, which gives rise to MNRFNCLIADDEPIAREIIQGYCNHLPVLNVVAACANALEAKAVLQEQPIDILFLDINMPVLDGIAFLKTVKDPPQVIFTTAYKEYALNAFDLAACDYLLKPFSLDRFIVAVDKAINQLNKPVPPSIGGPVEVRGEDFTFIRTDSKIYKVLYSHILYAEANGNYTKIVMLQHTLMPGMTFSAIEQQLPRSLFIRVHRSFIVNKAAISHIEGNRVYIGKTEIPIGSNYKDDFLKQLGL
- a CDS encoding sensor histidine kinase, giving the protein MKVWNKAGNGRSDSNTQHLWLILAAGIPIFLTADFYVSALMNRNSEQIAFLITIYILIGVYIGRYVSQIWINKYRVVPRWIFILFIVLMLACTIIVFIVAGLTITGSKHFMGFLFLGLPLLILSISTGILIKLVRTTVKNQLQDARVTAEQSQSELKLLQSQLSPHFLFNTLNNIYGISLSRHENVPPLLLKLSDLLRYSVYDAREQFVPLVNELEYMHNYIDFEKIRIGEKLQLVTELEYHIDPKIKIAPLLLIVFIENAFKHAKNTTEQEVFIDIKLKIWGKKILFAVKNSSNGVRDEKSILGNNSGFGLDNVTKRLELLYPREHDLQIIEEDGFYSVMLQLKVK